From the genome of Pungitius pungitius chromosome 20, fPunPun2.1, whole genome shotgun sequence:
atattgaTAAGAGAATACAAATTTCACAGGTGAGCTATAGAGCCATCAGGTTAGTGCTATATACAACCTTTGGAAAGTATGATTTATGGAGAATAAGAAATCATCTTTTAGCGAGgacaatcattttgaaaaagcttGACGGACAACGTACAGAACAACATTTACAATGAGGGTGCGGGCCgatatgtgcatgtgcaaacctAGAAGGTCAATACCATGATGAAAGCATGTTAGCGCCTGCTGATGTGCGGTGTGGGCCGCCGGCATGCTCCTGTTGACTAAGGGGGCGGGGCGTTTAGCCACTGCCCAGCATCTTTGTGGCGCGCTGGTTGGCCTCGTCGATCCTGGTCTTGTTGGAATCAGCCTGAGGTAAGAGGGGACAAGGAAGGAAGGGAACATTCATCATGGATGTTGTTACTGTAAATTGACAGGAACATTCACGCTGCCTTCACGTTGCATCCAACAACGACACAGGCAATTCAACCTTGACAATATGTCGCCATGGTGATGGaatgaaaatgtaattcttTTATAAAACTGTTCTAGCATTGCCTGTAGGTATGAGATGCTGCTTtgctttaaaatatatttttttcttattgggTTCCAAATTGCGATAGGAAAGTTAAAATATTCTAACTTGGGATAAAGATGGCGTTACGCCTGCTTGTATACTTCACCATCCCGTGGTCACCTTCTAAACGGACCTACCAACTGGCTCACCTGGCTGTGGTGGTAGTGGTGGACGGGTTACTGAGCTCAGAGACACCCTTATCAATCCACCTTCTAATCCAGAGCTACCACTGATGCTTTTCACTGCATATTACACTAAGTATCATAGGCTTTTCGTGAATGCATTTCAGTTTTAGAGTTACGAGTTAATACATTTTTCCAAAGTAACAAAGTAAAGATTACGTGTTAATTTATAAGATGTAGTATTAAGAAGAGAAACAAACTTTTCTTTGCGATTAATCTAGAttaatggattttaaaaaaagattatctTTTGTTAATAATCTATTGAGAGCTCTAGTTATGTTTGTAAATTTAATTACCTTCAGAAATGGCTTAAATAAAGCTGCATACTATTCATATGTGCCAAAAAATCTATGTAgcttaataataaaatgatgtGTGACATCTATGTCTTGGTACCTTCTCCATAATCCTGTCGATCTGGCGGTTCTGGGTGTCGATCTCGTTGCCCATGTCCAGGGCCATATGGCGCAGGTTACCAATGATGCCGCCCACCTGCTCCAGGTTCTCGTCCATCTCATTTTCCCGGGCATCCTCCGTTACCctgaacacatgaaaaaaaactcaaactcgcaaaaaaaaaaaaaaaaagaactgcatTGTGCCGTTTAGAAGCCTTGAGTTCTGCGAACTAGAAGTTGTAATTTTGACTATTTGCAACTTGTAAACGAAAGTGGCCATATTTGAGTATAGAGAAGTGACGTAGGCAGCCATATACGGCTCTGATAGACGCAGCAACcggtcaatcacagtaagccccgcactaaagcatctcctgctttatggtctgtttgactcaaCATTatattttactaaatgaacatcatgatgtattgaagaagacttgaaacaaaaaattgagaccataaactcatgttctAAAAGTTTACTGAAGAAATATATCAAGAGAAAAGTAGAATAATTtttctataggaccagaggagtcgccccctgctggtcatttgGGAGAATGCAGGTTTGAGATGGTTTCCATCTGTTTGCTTCTGTCTCTCTTCTTTGTGTAGATCCTTTTCATGTCCTACTAACAGAACATCTGCACCACGACCACATGGACGCCTGCATTCCTCACACTTTTTTGTCCACATCTGCATTTGTGTTCATCccatttcttcatcttcatctccgGAATAACACCGTGCGACTCTTACCGGCGGATGAAGCCTCCGCTGATGGCCATCTGTTCACGTTCGTCCACCACgcgggctggctggctggccaCCACCCCATCCTGGTTGTTCCCCCAGGCCTTGCTGGCTCCGCTCTTCATCCTGGCCGCCGACAGCGAATGTGGAGCACAAGGAGGGACAGTTACTCAACAGTTTTGACCGAGCGACACAGAATTTAGCTCAACCAGGCCCCTGCTTGACACATCCACTAAGAGAGCCTAGCATTTGACACACAGCAGATAAATGTGTGGGGTGTGATCAGCTGATACAAAAGGTGGCTTCATGCATCTGGCCCAGGTATCTATGGTGGGGACTAAACTAAAGTCAAGCAAAGCATAGCAGGAACGGACTTATTGGAATTTGTAGCTATAGGATCATTCTGATACACACTAATAATTTGTGGAATTTTATATCTTGTATGTATATAACATGCTGGTTACATACAATCAGGCACACGGCTGTTTCGTATAATGTGAGCATGCATTTTGATCATCATACAGTTTGTTCCCTTTCactctttcattctttttaaatcatCCTGCTggattttctttctgtgtgcTGATAACGACAGTTAAATGTCCCAGTGCGACAGAAAACAGAGAAGAGAGACACTTTTAGGCAACATACAACGAAGAGTGTACAGGACTGTCACACAGTTAGAAAGGACGACGAGTAATGTGGAGAACAAACTGCCAAACGTGAAGAggaaacaaaataagaaaaacaactaGAGGGAGTCATCAGAGATTAACACCACCCTTAATATTCCTAAACCCACCCGATAACCCATCCCGTGGCTTTGTTTTTAGCATTAAAGGCTCACTGCTGTTGTTCTGGGTCGAGAGTTGGACGTCAGGTGGCAGCAACGCAGACGAGTGAAGAGTGGGATCTCACGAGTAGAAAGTGTGTGACAATTTTGGCACAAAAGGAGTCAGGATAGAGGGGAAGGTAACAAATGGaagtctctttttctccatttactttagttatgtttttttcatgttttcacttcCAGAATGAATGAAAGGACAGCGAAAACTTTGGGTTACTTAACGTAACCTCGGTTCTTTGATAACAGAGTGAGGTGTTGGGAATCTATGGGAATCGTCTCGGCGTGACCAACTAAGGAAGCTCCAAtgaccagaggtgtggactcgagtcatgtgacttggactcgagtcagactcgagtcatgaatttgatgacttcagacttgacaaaacgtacaaagacttgcaactcgactcggactttaacatcgatgacttgtgacttcacttggactcaagccttttgactcgagaagacttgctacttcccataaaaactgggggaaaacattttcacacggccgcgccgctctgtttatctgcatctgtcaaaaaaatgtgcgccacctgtatgcagagagcgcgcgctgcctgcacgacatccaatcactgcagtccatt
Proteins encoded in this window:
- the snap25a gene encoding synaptosomal-associated protein 25-A isoform X1; translated protein: MAEDADMRNELSDMQQRADQLADESLESTRRMLQLVEESKDAGIRTLVMLDEQGEQLERIEEGMDQINKDMKDAEKNLNDLGKFCGLCSCPCNKMKSGASKAWGNNQDGVVASQPARVVDEREQMAISGGFIRRVTEDARENEMDENLEQVGGIIGNLRHMALDMGNEIDTQNRQIDRIMEKADSNKTRIDEANQRATKMLGSG
- the snap25a gene encoding synaptosomal-associated protein 25-A isoform X2 gives rise to the protein MAEDADMRNELSDMQQRADQLADESLESTRRMLQLVEESKDAGIRTLVMLDEQGEQLDRVEDGMNHINQDMKEAEKNLKDLGKCCGLFICPCNKMKSGASKAWGNNQDGVVASQPARVVDEREQMAISGGFIRRVTEDARENEMDENLEQVGGIIGNLRHMALDMGNEIDTQNRQIDRIMEKADSNKTRIDEANQRATKMLGSG